From one Bacteroides fragilis NCTC 9343 genomic stretch:
- a CDS encoding outer membrane beta-barrel protein: protein MFNLNINFMKKQLVIFILLGIIAIPSSVKAQKLKVSLSAGLSKSILNSDVSNLVNTRYNTKTGVATRVNLEYNFFKNFIVGTGLGFIQKNYEYKKTDNITGTHTLYKNNFMDIPLNVGLYLFNNPHKENGIWLKVQGGVFYEYFTKMHRKGEYPIFAQLQEDGSYIKAQVNETYDFKRNENNLKRNLFGIEGTGEVGYSFNRIDVFASYTYQYGLTDIYKAKTSSNRKSKRISNIISLGVAYKF from the coding sequence ATGTTTAATTTAAACATTAATTTTATGAAAAAACAATTAGTAATTTTCATTCTGCTAGGAATTATTGCAATTCCTTCGTCAGTAAAAGCACAGAAACTAAAAGTTAGTTTAAGTGCCGGTCTATCCAAAAGCATTTTGAATAGCGATGTTTCTAATTTGGTCAATACACGTTATAATACCAAAACAGGTGTTGCAACAAGGGTAAATCTTGAATATAATTTTTTTAAAAATTTTATAGTAGGAACAGGACTGGGATTCATACAAAAGAATTATGAATACAAAAAGACGGATAATATTACAGGAACACATACACTGTATAAAAACAACTTTATGGATATACCGTTAAATGTAGGCTTGTATCTTTTTAATAACCCTCATAAAGAAAATGGTATATGGCTAAAAGTTCAAGGTGGCGTCTTCTATGAGTACTTCACAAAAATGCATCGGAAAGGCGAATATCCAATCTTTGCACAATTACAAGAAGATGGTTCCTACATCAAAGCTCAGGTAAATGAAACATACGATTTTAAGAGAAATGAAAACAACTTGAAAAGAAACCTATTCGGGATAGAGGGGACAGGAGAAGTTGGCTATTCTTTCAATAGGATCGACGTTTTTGCTTCATATACCTATCAGTATGGTCTTACCGATATATACAAAGCAAAAACTTCTTCTAATCGTAAATCAAAAAGAATCTCAAACATCATATCGTTAGGCGTTGCCTATAAATTTTAA
- a CDS encoding leucine-rich repeat domain-containing protein yields the protein MNNLRNYLGLSALTMGLCLMSCNDDNTPSYSQTTMKNSELKTILQQKGYQFNEQGNLLLDDLANNTTTLDLSGTKLSDLSELDILPNLTEVKLSDNDYGPVFDFSKLPKQITGIDLTGNDIYDYDNLVNVVVEENGNETVTDLHDITKLYLPWTAKDNIKDLVRFYIKNKDAITNGKIDMKIKDESGTLQTYTTLREVPDENLRTYLQANFSDLFNGDQIDLSKHLGYAQKTTILLIQANAGVTNFEGIQYIIQNPYWEGAAVALYSAAQSGANMPSVKLGKYVTNLVLNNLNVRSLDLSNAGSLFVLNIGTVAGLSTLDLTHTIWGQREKEIEAEESKGSYLIVYDCPSLKEIKLPKKDELKTCFLDLECLDALETFDISNLKMVKNLIFGNLPENFNLVYPELTVFYSPEGRSATSFCCSESTFNRESTKTFLDRYYTKGTGVEKLGFSISMSCNKNDGYNWRKALKKKS from the coding sequence ATGAACAATTTGAGAAACTATCTCGGTTTGAGTGCTCTTACAATGGGCCTGTGTTTAATGTCGTGCAATGACGACAATACACCGTCATATAGCCAAACGACTATGAAGAATAGTGAGTTGAAGACAATTTTGCAACAGAAAGGATACCAATTTAATGAACAGGGTAACTTACTGTTGGATGATTTAGCTAATAATACTACTACTTTAGATTTATCGGGAACAAAACTTTCTGACTTGTCGGAACTTGATATTCTTCCCAATCTGACAGAAGTAAAATTGTCAGATAACGATTATGGTCCTGTATTCGACTTTTCAAAACTGCCCAAACAGATTACAGGAATTGATCTGACTGGTAATGATATTTATGATTATGATAATCTTGTTAACGTTGTAGTAGAAGAAAATGGTAATGAAACAGTAACAGATTTGCATGATATTACCAAACTTTACCTTCCCTGGACAGCTAAAGACAATATTAAGGATCTGGTACGTTTCTATATTAAAAATAAGGACGCTATAACAAATGGGAAAATAGATATGAAGATAAAAGATGAGAGCGGAACCTTACAAACGTATACCACATTGAGGGAGGTGCCAGATGAAAATTTGCGTACTTATTTACAGGCCAATTTTTCTGATTTATTCAATGGTGACCAAATAGATCTTAGCAAGCATTTGGGATATGCTCAAAAGACTACGATTCTGCTTATTCAAGCTAATGCCGGAGTGACTAACTTTGAGGGAATACAATACATTATACAGAATCCTTATTGGGAAGGTGCAGCAGTCGCTCTTTATTCTGCTGCGCAAAGTGGTGCTAACATGCCTTCTGTCAAATTGGGTAAATATGTCACCAATCTTGTATTGAATAATCTGAATGTGAGAAGCTTGGACTTGTCGAATGCCGGAAGTCTTTTTGTACTTAATATCGGAACTGTTGCCGGTTTGAGCACATTAGATTTAACCCACACTATTTGGGGACAGCGTGAAAAGGAGATAGAAGCAGAGGAATCCAAAGGCAGTTATTTGATCGTTTATGATTGTCCTTCGCTGAAAGAAATTAAACTGCCAAAGAAAGATGAGCTGAAAACGTGCTTCTTAGATCTTGAATGTTTGGATGCATTGGAAACATTTGATATATCTAATCTGAAGATGGTAAAGAATCTTATTTTTGGAAATTTACCGGAAAATTTCAATCTCGTTTATCCAGAGCTGACTGTTTTTTATTCTCCGGAAGGGAGGTCTGCAACTTCTTTTTGTTGTTCAGAAAGTACATTCAATAGAGAATCGACAAAGACGTTTCTTGATAGATATTATACTAAAGGTACGGGAGTTGAAAAGTTAGGATTTAGTATCTCTATGAGTTGTAATAAGAATGATGGGTACAATTGGAGAAAAGCTCTTAAGAAGAAGTCTTAG
- a CDS encoding outer membrane beta-barrel protein encodes MNIRMNILLCFLWLFSATLSAQQVKIVKGHVCVLSEDSIERSLPYASVVVLEGKDSAFVKGMASDANGSFKLEFIPQKRMEYLLRISYIGMSTIFRKLDLHMMDTDCGHILMKSGIKLAEVLVTAPVKEIDMVGDTTVINADAYRTPEGSNLEELVRKIPGLEYDDRSKSLSYNGLVISEINVNGEAFFSGNHVLALENLPADLISRIKVYDKRSEMEKFTGVRTVDENYVLDLQTKKDLNGTLITSVAVGKGNKKKKEAELISNFFKADGENLSVIAKSGNRDITTENKKNRQDNIAVNFLKKFGETVHINGNIMYNNAINGINGTSYYEQYLMTGNRYRYATDNGYHTNRMISAMLSARWNIDKKTLLNISGSFNALKGINDDSNRQATYNADPKLDVTSPFNRDASEQIEDSIRVNDICMTSRSSSINRLYSIGADITRRLNAKGTSLGLTVQYSEERGNNKAFSLSSTTYYQLQNVKGNDSILYRNQYQESPNRNRTIKLGLILTQILRKNLRAQLSYIFKLDNQSRDRNTYVLSPVIDGEEHTPTGNFPKGYEVEYTDSLSNKSRSHTMAHGVSLNLNYTDKTWEITIGLSVTPKRQTLDQKTGWTQADTLRYSVNYHPTLTILWRKRKTWVQLSYEGNTQQPGLAELLTLTDNSDPLNIIRGNPDLKSSYTQKVRFEVRDTKTGLSGDVNWTSMLNNVTRAVIYDSQTGGIESRPVNVNGNWNIKAAMRYQKRINHYFNLSARTGTSFIQSVSLVNDGQREQPERSVTHNRLYNAGLRVGYQPKWGGFDLSGDWRFRHSTNLLRETNNYIRDYSFGLTAYAVFPGNIRLKSETTHTFRNGTNINRSEDNEVVWNLHLSWSFLKYKKAELSVYWADILSQKKSYSRNVTSHGLSERYTQQIGSCFIVSFKYRFNRQL; translated from the coding sequence ATGAATATACGAATGAACATACTTTTATGCTTTTTATGGCTATTTTCAGCTACCCTGTCCGCTCAGCAGGTGAAAATAGTCAAAGGACATGTTTGCGTTCTTTCCGAAGATTCGATAGAGAGAAGTTTGCCTTATGCAAGCGTGGTCGTTTTGGAAGGAAAGGATTCCGCTTTTGTAAAGGGGATGGCGAGTGATGCAAATGGGAGCTTCAAGTTGGAGTTTATACCACAAAAGCGAATGGAATACTTGTTGCGGATATCTTATATCGGTATGTCAACTATCTTTCGGAAGTTAGATCTGCATATGATGGATACTGATTGTGGACATATTCTGATGAAAAGTGGTATCAAACTGGCCGAAGTGCTGGTGACTGCTCCCGTCAAAGAGATAGATATGGTAGGGGATACGACCGTAATTAATGCTGATGCCTACCGGACTCCAGAAGGCTCAAATCTGGAGGAGTTAGTGAGAAAGATTCCGGGACTGGAATACGACGACCGAAGTAAATCCTTATCATACAACGGTCTTGTCATTAGCGAAATCAATGTGAATGGTGAGGCTTTTTTTTCAGGGAATCATGTATTGGCATTAGAAAACTTGCCGGCCGATTTAATAAGTAGGATAAAGGTCTATGATAAGCGTAGTGAGATGGAAAAGTTTACCGGAGTCAGGACTGTTGATGAAAACTATGTGCTCGATTTGCAAACCAAAAAAGATCTTAATGGTACGTTGATAACTTCGGTTGCTGTGGGAAAGGGAAATAAGAAAAAGAAAGAGGCAGAGTTAATAAGCAACTTTTTCAAAGCTGATGGAGAAAACCTGTCCGTTATTGCCAAGAGTGGTAATCGTGATATAACCACTGAGAATAAAAAGAATCGTCAAGACAACATAGCGGTCAATTTCTTGAAGAAGTTTGGAGAAACAGTACATATCAATGGGAATATCATGTACAACAATGCGATTAATGGTATTAACGGGACTTCCTATTATGAGCAATACCTGATGACAGGAAACCGTTATCGGTATGCGACCGATAATGGTTATCATACGAATCGTATGATAAGTGCCATGTTAAGTGCGAGATGGAACATTGACAAAAAGACCTTGCTTAATATTTCGGGAAGTTTTAATGCTCTAAAAGGTATTAATGATGATAGTAACAGGCAAGCTACTTATAATGCAGATCCAAAGTTAGATGTAACAAGTCCCTTTAATAGAGACGCGAGTGAGCAAATTGAGGATAGTATACGGGTGAATGACATCTGTATGACTTCGAGGTCATCAAGCATTAACCGACTATATTCTATCGGTGCTGACATTACCCGACGACTGAATGCAAAAGGTACAAGTTTGGGACTGACCGTTCAATATTCGGAGGAACGAGGCAACAATAAAGCTTTCTCTTTATCATCCACTACCTATTATCAGTTACAGAATGTAAAGGGCAATGACTCTATACTCTACCGTAACCAATATCAAGAAAGTCCGAACAGAAACCGTACTATTAAGTTGGGACTAATACTGACACAAATACTTCGCAAGAACTTGAGGGCGCAGTTGTCATACATATTTAAATTGGATAACCAAAGTCGTGACCGTAACACTTACGTTCTTTCTCCTGTGATAGACGGTGAAGAACATACACCTACCGGTAATTTTCCGAAAGGTTACGAAGTGGAATATACCGATAGTTTGAGTAACAAAAGTCGTAGTCATACGATGGCACATGGAGTTTCCCTTAATCTTAATTATACTGATAAAACGTGGGAGATTACTATCGGTTTGTCCGTTACACCCAAACGACAAACTCTTGACCAAAAGACAGGGTGGACACAGGCTGATACATTGAGATATTCTGTAAACTATCATCCCACTCTTACCATCTTATGGCGCAAAAGAAAGACATGGGTGCAACTAAGTTATGAAGGGAATACTCAACAACCAGGACTGGCAGAATTGCTTACGCTAACAGACAACAGTGACCCTTTGAATATCATTCGTGGGAATCCCGATCTAAAATCTTCATACACCCAAAAGGTAAGGTTTGAAGTTCGGGATACGAAAACCGGGCTAAGCGGTGACGTGAATTGGACGAGCATGTTGAACAATGTGACGAGGGCTGTGATATATGACAGTCAGACAGGAGGTATTGAGAGCCGTCCTGTGAATGTCAACGGGAATTGGAATATAAAAGCTGCCATGCGTTATCAAAAGCGTATTAATCATTACTTCAATTTGTCTGCACGTACCGGTACTTCATTTATCCAAAGCGTGAGTCTTGTAAACGATGGACAACGAGAACAGCCCGAACGTAGCGTTACCCATAATCGACTGTATAATGCCGGTCTACGTGTAGGCTACCAACCTAAATGGGGAGGTTTTGATTTGAGCGGTGACTGGCGATTCCGCCATTCTACGAATCTTTTAAGGGAAACAAACAATTATATTCGTGATTATTCTTTCGGATTGACCGCTTACGCCGTTTTTCCGGGTAATATACGTTTGAAAAGTGAGACAACCCATACGTTTCGCAACGGTACCAATATCAATAGAAGTGAGGATAACGAAGTAGTTTGGAACCTCCACTTGTCATGGAGTTTTCTTAAATATAAGAAAGCTGAACTTTCTGTGTATTGGGCGGATATTCTCAGTCAGAAAAAGAGCTATAGCCGTAACGTTACATCCCATGGATTGTCCGAACGATATACTCAGCAGATCGGCAGTTGTTTCATTGTATCTTTTAAGTATCGTTTTAATAGACAGTTATAG
- a CDS encoding TolC family protein, translating to MRTIILIMVLLASVSLVAQENIDSILFSIEENNSTLKALREETNAQKLGNKTGIYLSDPDVEFGYLWGNPGKIGNRQDFSIKQTFDIPTLTGMRSRLAGNQNKLVELQYASERINLLLEAKQYCIDLVYYNGLKKELKVRLRHAQAIADAYRQRLDRGDASILEYNKVQLNLSTVQGEMSRIEVERNALLSELKRLNGGMDVIFEASNYSPASLPANFEDWYLSAQQKNPLLQYVKQQIEVSKEQVKLGKAMILPKFSAGYSLERTLGQKYQGISVGISIPLWENKNRVKQAKAGVVAAQAREQDSKQQFYDRLRNLYMRASGLQQTAIAYRESLKALNNTALLMKALDVGEISLLNYIVEIGLYYDTVNQTLAAERDFEKALADLSAVEL from the coding sequence ATGAGAACAATTATATTAATAATGGTGTTGCTGGCAAGTGTGTCACTTGTCGCCCAAGAAAACATAGACAGCATACTTTTCTCCATTGAGGAGAATAATTCAACCCTGAAAGCATTGAGAGAAGAAACAAACGCTCAGAAATTGGGGAATAAGACAGGTATATACTTGTCCGACCCTGATGTAGAGTTTGGTTATCTTTGGGGAAATCCCGGAAAGATCGGTAATCGCCAGGATTTCAGTATCAAACAGACTTTTGACATTCCGACCCTTACCGGGATGCGAAGTCGCTTGGCCGGCAACCAGAATAAGCTGGTAGAACTTCAGTATGCTTCTGAAAGAATTAACCTGCTTTTGGAGGCGAAGCAATATTGCATTGATCTGGTTTATTATAACGGTTTGAAAAAAGAACTTAAAGTCCGGTTACGACATGCACAAGCCATAGCCGATGCTTATCGACAACGACTGGATCGTGGAGACGCCAGTATTCTGGAGTACAATAAGGTTCAGTTGAATCTTTCCACCGTGCAAGGGGAGATGTCAAGAATAGAAGTGGAGAGGAACGCTCTTCTTTCCGAACTCAAACGATTGAATGGTGGTATGGATGTGATTTTTGAGGCGAGCAACTATTCTCCGGCTTCGCTGCCTGCTAATTTTGAAGACTGGTATCTGTCGGCTCAACAAAAGAATCCGCTACTGCAATATGTAAAGCAACAGATAGAGGTCAGTAAGGAGCAGGTAAAGCTCGGTAAGGCCATGATACTTCCGAAATTTTCAGCCGGTTATTCGCTGGAAAGGACCCTTGGACAAAAATATCAGGGAATAAGTGTGGGGATTTCCATCCCTTTATGGGAGAATAAGAATCGGGTGAAGCAGGCTAAAGCCGGTGTTGTGGCGGCACAGGCCAGAGAGCAGGATAGCAAACAGCAGTTCTATGACAGGCTCCGGAATTTATATATGCGTGCCAGTGGTCTCCAGCAGACAGCCATTGCCTATCGTGAGTCCCTCAAGGCACTCAATAATACCGCGTTACTGATGAAAGCACTGGATGTGGGTGAGATATCCTTGTTAAACTATATCGTTGAGATAGGCCTGTATTATGACACAGTTAATCAGACGTTGGCTGCCGAGCGTGATTTTGAAAAGGCTTTGGCAGATTTGTCTGCTGTTGAACTCTAA
- a CDS encoding efflux RND transporter permease subunit produces the protein MLNKIIKFSLNNRIVVLIGALLLIIAGTYTAVNMEVDVFPDLNAPTVVVMTEAKGMAPEEVERLVTFPVETAVNGATDVRRVRSSSTTGFSIVWVEFNWGTDIYRARQIVSEKLAVLGDALPSNVGKPTLGPQSSILGELLIIGLTSDSVSLQDLRTMADWTIRPRLLSTGGVAQVTVLGGDIKEYQILLDPGKMKYYGIGLNEVIDVVKDMNQNAAGGVLYEFGNEFIVRGVLSTNKVEALRKAVIKNVDEVPITLENIAEVKIGAKAPKMGLASERGKAGILLTVTKQPNTSTLDLTGKLDKSLEDLQKVLPKDVKVTTDIFRQSRFINNSIDNVQKSLYEGGIFVIIVLLLFLMNIRTTVISLITIPLSVIVAILTLKTLGLTINTMSLGGIAIAIGSLVDDAIVDVENVFKRLRENRQKPKEEQKNVLTVVFEASKEVRMPILNSTLIIVASFVPLFFLSGMEGRMLAPLGITFVISLFASTVVALTLTPVLCSYLLNKPKNNGEEHDPYLVRKLKSGYGMALRWTLCHKKVVLGAIGAILIVSLVMMASFGRSFLPPFNEGSFTVSISTLPGISLEESDKIGRMAEDILLSVPEVQTVGRKTGRAELDEHALGVNTSEIEAPFILDKRSKDEVLTEIREKIKVIPGVNIEIGAPITHRINAMLSGSRANIAIKLFGTDLNRMYEIGNQIKNSIQDIEGVADLNVEQQVERPQLKIEPKREMLAKYGVTLPQFGDIVNVMLGGEAVSQVYEENRSFDLTLKVNDASRASAERIRKLIVDANGRKVPLENIANVTSSMGPNTISRENVARKIVISANVAGRDLRGVVNDIQSKVDSEIQLPEGYHIEYGGQFESEQAASRIITITSIFSILVIFLLLFKEFKSATQSLVILLNLPLALIGGVFSIYFTSGILSIPAIIGFISLFGIATRNGMLLIDRYNSLRASGMSVNDSILHGSLDRLNPILMTALSSGLALIPLALGGELPGNEIQSPMAKVILGGLLSSTILNGFIIPIIYLYISRKQEKKIETIELTED, from the coding sequence ATGTTGAATAAAATTATAAAATTCTCTCTGAACAACCGTATTGTTGTTCTGATAGGGGCTCTATTGTTGATTATTGCGGGAACTTATACTGCTGTGAATATGGAAGTGGATGTTTTCCCGGATCTGAATGCCCCTACTGTTGTTGTGATGACGGAGGCTAAAGGGATGGCTCCTGAAGAGGTGGAGCGTCTGGTGACTTTTCCGGTAGAAACCGCTGTAAATGGTGCCACTGACGTACGTCGTGTGCGTTCTTCTTCTACTACAGGTTTTTCTATTGTATGGGTCGAATTTAATTGGGGTACGGATATTTATCGTGCCCGTCAGATAGTCTCCGAGAAGTTGGCTGTGTTGGGTGACGCCTTGCCTTCCAATGTGGGTAAGCCAACCTTAGGTCCACAGTCCTCCATTCTGGGAGAGTTGCTTATTATCGGTTTGACCTCCGATAGTGTATCCCTACAGGATTTGCGAACGATGGCAGACTGGACTATCCGTCCCCGTTTGTTGTCTACTGGCGGTGTAGCCCAGGTAACAGTTTTAGGGGGTGATATTAAAGAGTACCAGATATTACTTGATCCGGGTAAGATGAAATATTATGGAATCGGCTTGAACGAGGTCATAGACGTAGTGAAAGATATGAATCAGAATGCCGCCGGTGGTGTTTTGTATGAATTTGGAAATGAATTTATTGTTCGTGGCGTATTATCCACTAATAAGGTGGAGGCCCTTCGTAAGGCTGTAATTAAGAATGTTGATGAAGTACCCATTACACTGGAGAATATTGCTGAGGTTAAAATCGGTGCTAAGGCTCCCAAGATGGGACTGGCTTCCGAACGCGGTAAAGCCGGTATATTGTTGACTGTCACCAAGCAACCCAACACAAGTACCCTTGATCTGACCGGTAAGTTGGATAAGTCTTTGGAGGATTTGCAAAAGGTATTACCTAAAGATGTGAAGGTTACTACCGATATTTTCCGTCAATCCCGTTTTATTAATAATTCGATTGATAATGTTCAGAAGTCTTTATATGAAGGCGGTATCTTTGTAATTATTGTACTGCTCTTATTCCTGATGAATATACGTACTACCGTTATTTCATTGATTACCATACCGCTTTCGGTTATTGTAGCTATTCTTACTTTGAAGACTTTGGGGCTTACCATCAATACGATGAGTTTGGGAGGTATTGCCATAGCTATCGGTTCTTTAGTGGATGATGCAATTGTGGATGTGGAGAATGTATTCAAACGCTTGCGGGAGAACAGGCAAAAACCTAAAGAGGAACAAAAAAATGTTCTGACAGTTGTCTTTGAGGCCTCCAAGGAAGTACGTATGCCTATCTTAAACTCCACTCTGATTATTGTAGCCAGTTTTGTTCCTCTTTTCTTCCTTTCCGGAATGGAAGGCAGGATGTTGGCACCATTGGGCATTACTTTCGTTATTTCACTTTTTGCTTCCACTGTGGTTGCTCTGACCCTTACACCGGTTTTATGCAGTTACCTGCTGAATAAACCAAAGAACAATGGTGAGGAACATGACCCTTATTTGGTTCGTAAGTTGAAATCCGGTTATGGGATGGCTTTGCGGTGGACGTTATGCCATAAGAAAGTGGTTTTGGGAGCTATCGGAGCCATTTTGATTGTTTCGTTGGTGATGATGGCTTCCTTTGGACGTAGTTTTCTTCCACCTTTCAATGAAGGCTCGTTCACCGTGAGCATCAGTACTTTGCCCGGTATTTCTCTGGAAGAGTCTGATAAGATAGGCCGGATGGCCGAAGATATACTTCTCTCGGTACCGGAGGTACAGACTGTAGGACGAAAGACCGGACGTGCTGAACTGGATGAGCATGCCTTGGGTGTGAACACTTCCGAAATAGAGGCGCCGTTTATACTCGACAAGCGTTCAAAGGATGAAGTTCTGACAGAAATCCGGGAGAAAATAAAGGTTATTCCGGGTGTGAATATTGAAATTGGTGCACCTATTACACACCGTATCAATGCTATGTTATCCGGATCGAGAGCTAATATCGCCATAAAGTTGTTTGGTACGGACTTGAACAGGATGTATGAAATCGGAAACCAGATAAAAAATTCGATTCAGGATATTGAAGGTGTAGCCGACCTGAATGTGGAGCAGCAGGTAGAACGTCCACAGTTAAAGATCGAGCCCAAACGGGAGATGTTGGCTAAATATGGCGTTACACTTCCTCAGTTTGGTGATATTGTAAATGTCATGCTGGGAGGTGAGGCAGTGTCTCAGGTATACGAGGAAAATAGGTCTTTTGATTTGACGCTGAAGGTGAATGATGCCAGTCGTGCTAGTGCCGAGAGAATACGCAAGCTGATCGTGGACGCCAATGGTCGTAAAGTGCCGTTGGAAAATATTGCCAATGTGACATCATCGATGGGGCCTAATACGATTAGCCGTGAGAATGTGGCTCGTAAGATTGTTATTTCAGCCAATGTTGCCGGTCGTGATTTACGGGGAGTAGTAAATGATATTCAGTCGAAAGTTGACAGTGAGATACAATTACCCGAAGGATATCATATTGAATATGGCGGACAGTTTGAAAGTGAGCAGGCTGCTTCGCGTATTATCACTATCACTTCCATTTTCTCTATCCTGGTTATTTTCCTGCTCTTGTTCAAAGAGTTCAAGAGTGCGACTCAGTCATTGGTAATCCTGCTGAATCTGCCACTTGCACTGATTGGAGGTGTGTTCAGTATCTATTTCACATCCGGTATATTGAGTATCCCGGCCATTATCGGGTTTATTTCTCTTTTTGGTATTGCAACCCGTAACGGTATGCTGTTGATAGACAGGTATAACAGCCTGAGAGCTTCCGGAATGTCTGTGAATGACAGTATCCTGCACGGTTCTCTGGACCGTCTGAATCCGATTCTGATGACAGCTTTGTCTTCCGGATTGGCATTGATACCGCTGGCATTGGGAGGTGAACTGCCCGGTAATGAAATTCAAAGTCCTATGGCCAAAGTTATCTTGGGAGGACTTTTGAGTTCAACTATCCTCAATGGATTTATTATTCCTATTATATACCTGTATATCAGTCGTAAACAAGAAAAGAAAATTGAAACAATTGAACTAACTGAAGACTAA
- a CDS encoding S41 family peptidase, which translates to MKAKKYNWTLRHSFLLFLVIFISSSCVEDVTESTKEPTRYTANDIKSYSDLFDVFWNTMNQRYNYFYEQSSFNWETVYNEYAPKFKKLKTFNRDKQYSKAEISEDCNKAIEYFTEIIDPIIDRHFYVKISLPVSHSFIRNIYFHGGMKSKEKIYTYPFELKYEYMRSKIQSETGVFGQANDMLGGFLSDNPDIYYFSFKSFTISNHYILSFGSEYLDIDDKSPYYLTEKEIRDTVEANKIKDPAVKSALIEKSIEYMNKFNSFMRSEIAQDAIKKIADFNQSENPDNSFIEALSKAKENAPDINIELSQLSGLKEFRLNPNYTTWFKQRSTEHLQLACEYTVFLSNIDNVINNQYKIDFYRNFLVPLKVGKIKKIILDLRGNGGGMVLDARTFTDRFITKDAIFGYQRFKEDNNPFSYTPWIPCMTKTTGIGIKKEIPIVILLDNNSASMSEISTLMLKSQGKHVTVVGGYSAGATAGLGDSDQFNGGIRGKVSDYLEFYMPLLAMQDATHTVIEGIGIKPDLLVDPLTEDEVREMALSPFTHIDRTLKQAIEVLSNN; encoded by the coding sequence ATGAAAGCTAAAAAATATAATTGGACATTACGTCATTCCTTTCTTTTATTTCTTGTGATCTTTATCTCCAGCAGCTGCGTTGAAGATGTTACAGAATCAACCAAAGAACCAACACGGTATACAGCAAACGATATAAAATCATATTCTGACCTGTTTGATGTGTTTTGGAATACAATGAATCAAAGATATAATTATTTTTACGAGCAGAGCAGTTTTAATTGGGAAACGGTATATAATGAATATGCTCCGAAATTCAAAAAATTGAAAACGTTCAACAGAGATAAGCAGTATAGCAAAGCGGAAATCTCAGAAGATTGTAATAAAGCGATAGAATATTTTACAGAAATCATAGATCCCATCATAGACAGGCACTTCTATGTAAAGATTTCACTTCCTGTATCGCATAGTTTTATCAGAAATATCTACTTTCATGGTGGTATGAAGAGTAAAGAAAAGATATATACTTACCCTTTTGAACTCAAGTATGAATACATGAGATCTAAAATACAATCTGAAACAGGAGTATTCGGACAGGCCAACGATATGTTAGGTGGTTTCTTATCAGACAATCCTGACATATATTACTTCAGCTTTAAATCATTTACAATAAGTAATCATTATATATTGTCATTTGGCAGCGAATACTTGGATATAGACGATAAAAGTCCGTACTATTTAACAGAAAAAGAGATCAGAGATACTGTCGAAGCGAATAAAATTAAAGACCCCGCAGTAAAAAGTGCCCTAATTGAGAAATCGATAGAATACATGAATAAGTTTAACTCCTTCATGAGGTCTGAAATCGCACAAGATGCAATAAAAAAAATAGCGGATTTTAATCAATCAGAAAATCCAGACAATAGTTTTATTGAAGCATTATCCAAAGCAAAAGAAAATGCGCCTGATATAAATATTGAATTATCACAGTTAAGTGGTTTGAAAGAATTTAGATTAAATCCTAATTATACTACATGGTTTAAACAGCGCTCAACCGAACATTTACAATTAGCATGTGAATATACCGTCTTTCTATCAAACATAGATAATGTCATCAACAATCAATATAAAATAGATTTCTATAGAAACTTTTTGGTACCCCTCAAAGTTGGAAAAATAAAAAAGATAATACTGGATCTTAGAGGAAATGGTGGCGGTATGGTACTTGATGCAAGAACATTTACAGATCGTTTTATCACTAAAGATGCTATATTTGGTTACCAAAGATTTAAGGAAGATAATAATCCATTCAGTTATACCCCATGGATACCTTGCATGACAAAAACAACAGGCATTGGGATAAAAAAGGAAATACCGATAGTTATTCTTTTAGATAACAATAGTGCTAGTATGTCCGAAATCAGCACTTTAATGTTAAAAAGCCAAGGAAAACATGTCACAGTCGTAGGAGGCTATAGCGCTGGTGCAACTGCTGGATTGGGAGATTCGGATCAATTCAACGGAGGAATAAGAGGAAAGGTTAGTGACTATTTAGAGTTTTATATGCCTTTACTTGCAATGCAGGATGCAACCCATACTGTAATAGAAGGAATAGGTATCAAACCGGACCTACTAGTAGACCCACTAACAGAAGATGAAGTTCGTGAAATGGCTCTTTCACCTTTTACTCATATTGATCGTACATTAAAACAGGCAATAGAAGTCTTGAGCAATAATTAA